Within Citrus sinensis cultivar Valencia sweet orange chromosome 1, DVS_A1.0, whole genome shotgun sequence, the genomic segment aggaACATGAGTCAACTTCAGCCTTGAATTTGGTTCAGAAGTATAATATGCCAATTAAAACAAGACGGTACTCACGGTAGTCTCATTTAGGTTCCTCACCTGCCTTTCATATGTCGTTCGCTGTTCGTATCCTGAATGTTGTCCCAATATCTTTAGggcaaatgttaaaaaatggGGCCCAAGTTTACGAATTATATGAGGATTAGGGGTTTGTTAAATTAAACCCTAGCCAGCTGCCTTGTTTCTTGTTCTCATTGATTTCAAAGACACAAACAATATGATTGGAGTTCTTGCCATCAGGATCGATTTGATCATGTATAATATAAACACAAAACGATagaataacattaaaaaaaaaaaaaaagagttaataTCGGAATCTTCCATGCATGTTAGGGGTTAGGCAAGTTGAGGCTCCCACAAAGCAGCCACTGGTCTCCTAACTCACAGCTCATCTTCAACTTCTTCCTCGTCTTGGCTGGatttatgaataatatttaccCGGCGCCGATAAGAACGGCTATTAGCTAGTGTACGTTCATGGTTGAAACTTCAATATGCATGCATTAATTGTACATGTCTAAGAATATATTTGAAGTATATGAGGAATTTAATagtactttaatttcaatcatttataaggtcaattattattttctacaaCTCAACCAATATCAAATTATACAatgcaaaggaaaaaaaatctgaagaTTGCTGAAAGAATTAATgggccaaaagaaaaaaaaaatgaagaaggaaaaaattgtctctcttgaataattaatgaacAATATGTCTTCGCCCTATCTAATCCTCTTAAACGAATTCAAACCATCTCTTTTACTTTACATCCTAATCAGTTTTAGAGCTTGATTTGTGTTGAAAAAATCTTGAACATGAGTTGGCAAAGAATTGCGTTATAAGACAATACATAAATGCAATATTATGACCATTTAAGATATAATGATTAGGTGAGCCAGCTAGCTCTCATTTTGATCCTACATGTAAAAGGAAGCTATTGGATTTGGCGGTCCAAACCctaaatctctctctctctctatatatatatatatatatattcaaactCATCGGTATTGTTTCCTCATTTTTCATGTATCGAACTGTATGCCTTTTTGGTTGTGATTTCCTGGAAATATCCTACATGTACACTAGCTTAGTTCTCTGTGATGACAATTcacacaaaacaaatatataaataatttatacttCTTTTCTCCTGCAACAAGGGCCAGCCAAACATGGAAGTCCATATCACATCTCAAAATCATTCGACGTGTTATTGTCAAATAACGATCGATCACATATTAACTTCAGTATAAAAAGTCAATAATAATTGATGctacagaaaacaaaaacaaaaatcaaattaagagTGGTATAAAAAGTCAATAACTATATAAAAGTAGTATGATAATTGATATGAAAGACAAgtctttgaaaattaataagaacTAAAGAAATGAGATAAACAATAGAACTGGACGcgaacaatttaaaaaaacacgTTTAATATTAACGGGGGAAATGATTTCTCATCTTCATCcttcttttaaaagaaaagagatccATTTTTCTTACTCTTTACATTATAAGTTTTGGGTTAATTTGTAATGAATGTGTGTGCAGTTAATTTATACATTTTGTCCTGTAAGATGAAAACCAAAGCTGGCTAGCTATACGAGAATTGTGTGTTAGCTTTGTTGATGTTTTATATACGATCACATatgatcaaattaataattatgtaaaagGTCAGCAGCTATTGATGATAAGAAGTCAGTAGCTACTGACATTACATACAATCACATAAATgatgttataaatttaaaagtattaatacaattatatGACAACTGGTGTGCCCTCGATGTACATAACAATCACATTACTgatggtttaaaaaaaagtcagtGGCTACCTCCCTCATAGTGATGCGACCATACGTATGAACAAAGAACTTGTGATTCAAAAATATtcatgataataataataataattaaaaacaaacaaagaaatgaaGATATATATGGATGAGACTAAAGGTCGATCAACATCAAATGTCATGAAGAGGAAAAGCTTTTGAAGATTGTCAACAAAAGAGATAAATAAAGGATATGAATCGAATTAgctagaaataaataaaccaaaaacTTGTCTACAAATAAAGATTTGTAACCTTCATTTTATCTTCTTAAACTAGAAAAGGTCCACGATTGCATTGCATGACTGtgtaaaatgtaaatataatGCAACCAACGCGACAATGAGTTGTGGTCCAAACCCTAAATTGTTAATCCTATTTTCAAACTCGttattgtttcttcattttcatgcGTGTTCCACATATTTAGCTGCGATTTTAGATACATTCTATATATGTCTACTGACAAAATCCACCCTTTGACATTTtcgttattaatttatttgattacatcattcgttttattttatttcatttgaggACATCTTTGAAACTGTTCTAATTCAAGCCATTGTGGTGTGTAAtactttaaaacaaaatcgTTGTAGCTTAGCTTGTCAGACAAAATGGGCCAAAGATGAAAGCCCAGAACATCTTTCCTGGGCATGAGGTATTGCCTCCAGAATCTCAAATTGGGCCAAGTAGCCATGAAGGCACGAAGAGCATTAGTTACAGATTATCATTTCTCATTGCACCCGCAATTTATCAACTGGTGCAGTTGAAAATACTTTCAATGctcagtatttttttttttaaaaaaaaaagtgagaaagaaaaagaaagttgtACGTACACTTGGTAGATCAATACAAGGAGCTTGAGGTTGGATCATTATTTATTCTCATGGGATTGGAGGGAAGATGATTATTTCGTTTATATTCATGCAATGTGTacgtttaaaaaattaagatgatATTACGGATTTATAAATTAGGATACAACAActctttgtatttttaaaataatttaacagtCGTCAGTCGTCTCTAAGTTATTTACGTTATTCTATTCGGTAGTTATAATGATGCTGACGACATTAAAAGTCAACAGCTACCTAAAAAGGTAAAATGACAGAcgattgatatttataaaaaaatattaacaactgctattgattttataaataaaatggtcataatagtttaaaaaaaaaaaagaaaaaaaaaggggggtaGTTGATGGATGCGTTATTAAAGAGGTACCGCGTATCACGTcgttaatttttacttttcgACATATTGAAGAAAGTAATTTCGTTATTTTGTACGAAAATGCAAATatagtaacataaaaatatggccaatacaaattattaaaggaaaaataaattatttctcttttaatatttgacaaaatcaaatcacaacCGTTGATGCAAATGAAGGGCCCATTTTTCACTTCCTCCACACCAATTGAAGATGATATATCATGCACGTGtcatgtatatgtatgtatgtatgtatgtatgtatgtatataagctaataagaaaattgaaaatattgtaataaaaaaattggaaacatGGGTGAGTTGTTGTTGGCGGtgttggattttattttgtttgggtGTGTGAATGTGTACCGTAGCTCACATGGTACGGCCTTGTGTTCATTTAATTCGTTGCTTCagtgcttcttcttcttcttcttcttcttcttcagacACACTGAACGTCAGAGCCTCAGCCtttggttttcattttctcactCGTCTTCATAGATACTAACAAGGCATTTATTACTGCTCACTACTCTGTTTTTGAGTCTCGACTCTGtgaaaattcatttatttggttattATTGATCGTTGAGTTCCGACTTTGGATCTATGCACTTGGGTTTTCAAAAGGGTAACCAGATTTGCTTTTaagttatttcatttttttttgtttttaactcAGATCGGATCCCGCTCCGCATTGCTTTagatcaaaatttgattttttttttctttttgccctTCTTTTGACTTGGTACTATGTTGGGAAATATTAATTGTTCAGAAAATGTTTGACCTAGATGCAAATTTGTCTATTTTGAGCCAAAAAAATCACATGGGTCGTGTCCTTTTTTACGTTTTGTCGATGGGATTTGCTGGCATTGCTGTCTTTTTAACTTACTTATAGTGATGTTGTTCTTTCCTTTTGTGTATTGAGTTGTTTCAGGTCTAAATCGATTAGAGACTCCCAACAACGTTTTAGCCTTATGATAAATTGGTAATGGTTGAGGAGATGAATTTGTTTGCTGGATATTGATGGTTTAGTCTGAGAACCAAGATGCTGTAGCTGCCAGTGGATTAAGAGGTTTTAAAGTGAGGGTTTCATTTTCTCGTTTTCTTTTGGTGCAAGAGAAAAAGAGCgatgaaaatgatgataaaCAAGCCTCTTGTTTTGACTTATTTGTACTTGTTGATCTACATCCTACTTTCATCTGGAGTTATACTGTACAACAAGGTAATGCCTACTCCTTGCTTATCTTTAACTTGATGATACTAAATGAGTGtggtttcttaattttttttatttaaaaaaggacATTATGAGTATTTACTGCTTTAGACTTTTGTGGTCTGATTTACTGAAAATGTTCTGACATTCATCCATAGGTTCCCATATGAATTATGAGAACACAATGTTGTGTGTCTTGCCATGCTTAAGCATACTCAatctcttcttcttgttgtttttgttgatCTACATGCATTAATCCTCCATAGGAATTAGAGGGAGTCCTGTAACTACTATGAACCTACTTGTCAATTATTTCTTTGCCACAGTCAATGCTGAAGATCTTCATGTCATCATGTGTGCTGCTAGATTGTAGATATTCATAGGTTATGTCTGCTGTGCTTGCTGATTGCCTAATTTCTATTAGACCTTGCATTTTTGTCTGCATTAGCTGTGAACTAGTATGCACAAGCCACTTTTGTCTCTCTCTTAAAAGTGTGATgccatttttttgtttcttgctatGAACAGTATCATTTATAAggacttttttctttttcccttctGTAGTATGACAGTCCATGCAGTTAAGTGTGAAACCTGAGTTATTTTGTCTCACTTCAAATTTTAAGTGATCTAATTATTGAATATGACTCTGAACTTCTGCAGTGGGTTCTTTCTCCAAAATACTTCAATTTTCCATTTCCCATAACGCTTACGATGATTCATATGGGATTTTCTGGAGTTGTAGCATTTTTCCTTGTTCGTGTATTCAAGGTGAGACTTTCCAAAAACTTTTGGCTCTATTACTCCAGGATATTCTTCGATGGCCATCATTCAATTCTGCAGGCGTGCataaatttcaactttttctgtttgtttcaTTCCTCTTGTTTCCTTTTCTGACTACTGATGATTTCCTTAttctagaataaaaaaatcagtGATCATTCCCTATAATCCTCTATTACTCAATTTCTAtactttttttcattaaaattcttgttttaatttctGTTTTTCTCATCTGAATGTGCAGGTTGTATCTCCTGTTAAGATGACATTTGAAATGTAAGTGAACTAATCTGTTTCCAAGAGTTAATATGACTTGTCTGATTCTTCATTTTCCTACTTCAATCTCCTGAAATATTGTGCTTGACACGGCAGATATGCAACCTGTGTAGTACCAATAAGTGCCTTCTTTGCATCAAGTCTTTGGTGAGTGCTTTCAATTGGGTGAAACTGGCAttcttttctaatgtttggAGTTTTTATCCATTGGGAGGCATGGCATTATGGGTATCTTGTGTGTTTCTAACCTTGTTCGTTATTGTAGATGAacaaacttaaattttttcttagtAGTTTAATTCTTATGAGGAATGACCGAGTTTACTTCATAtatgcatataatttttatcagtTTAAGGACACCGAACAATATATATGCAGCAAGTATTAATGATTTACGAGCTGCATAAATTCCTTTGTCAATCTACTCGAAAATTCATTAATAAGttttttgtcattatttttcaGTACAATGTCTGTTTAATAGTTGTCAATTGTATATGGTGTAAATAAATACTAAGAACAATTTCTTCTGACTATTTGTACTTTCATAGGTTTGGTAACACTGCTTACTTGCACATATCGGTAGCCTTCATCCAGATGCTCAAAGCTCTAAGTACGTGAATAGAAGTGCTTATATATTGTTCATTTTTACTATATCTTCTTTACTGCTGATAAATGGGTGCTTATAGTAGTGCTTTGATGTTGCAGTGCCAGTGGCAACATTTTTCATGGCAGTTTTATGTGGCACTGATAAAGCAAGATTGGATGTGTTCTTGAACATGGTGCTGGTCAGTGTTGGAGTCGTCATTTCCTCATATGGggaaattcattttaatatagtCGGCACGCTCTACCAGGTTACTGGCATCGTTGCAGAAGCTCTTAGGCTGGTCTTAACGCAAGTCCTTCTGCAAAAGAAAGGCTTGACTCTAAATCCTATTACCAGCTTGTATTACATAGCTCCATGCAGGTATTGTCCTGTTGATGCCTTTAGAATACTCCTTTTTTCCTcttacatattaaaatatagttttGTCTATTTTGCAAGATATGTATAAagtttttcccaaaaaaaaaaaaaaaaagatatgtgTAAATTTGGTGAAGAAAGTGAGTGTTAATGTGGTTTCAAAGAATCTCaagaaactattttttttttttcatactttGAAATTGGGAAGGAGTTTTGGATCGATTTTGTCTTTTGGGAaggtttttgcttttatttaagATGTAGATACCTCAAGATAGAAACTTTCTTTTTTGAGATGCTCTCCTATTTGCAAATTCTTGGGGAGCTTTTGGGGCTAATGGACAACATGTTAACCGTTTGTAAATCTCTATTTGTAAATACATTCTACTCAACATTTTTCCTCAAAAAAAGTGAAATGCATCAATGTGATTAGATGTTCCGTTGATTTATTTACAGGATCTTTTCGAGTTTGCAATCTTTTCTTCCTGTTACTT encodes:
- the LOC102615954 gene encoding probable sugar phosphate/phosphate translocator At3g17430: MKMMINKPLVLTYLYLLIYILLSSGVILYNKWVLSPKYFNFPFPITLTMIHMGFSGVVAFFLVRVFKVVSPVKMTFEIYATCVVPISAFFASSLWFGNTAYLHISVAFIQMLKALMPVATFFMAVLCGTDKARLDVFLNMVLVSVGVVISSYGEIHFNIVGTLYQVTGIVAEALRLVLTQVLLQKKGLTLNPITSLYYIAPCSFVFLFVPWYLLEKPMMEVSQIQFNFWIFFSNALCALALNFSIFLVIGRTGAVTIRVAGVLKDWILIALSTVIFPESTITGLNIIGYAIALCGVVMYNYIKVKDVRASSQLPVESIPDRIAKDWKLEKKSSDIFNPNNSSDNNGGNINSEPQIDEEAPLIASSRLSHIGRTQVSNHGV